DNA from Terriglobus tenax:
AACGATCTGCGCGCCTATCGACTTCGCCTGCTCATACACCGGTACGCAGTCAGTCACGATCAGTGAGACGCTGCGAACTTCGCGCCCTCCCAACTCATCCGGCATGGCGGCGTACTTCGCATATTCGCCTTCTTTTCCCTCCGAACCCAGCATGATCATGCCGTTGCCGAAGGTAAGTTGCGCATGGTCGACGCGGATGCCGTCCGCACTCATGTAAACGGCCTGTTTCTCAAAGCCGAGGGTGGTGCAGAGCCATTCGATGGCGGCGAGGCAGTCGCGATAGCGCATGCCGGGAATGACGGTGGAGGGGACCTTCGCTGCGGGGCTGGACATTTCGAGGAAATCCTTTCGCGGAAGTGCAGCGGCAGAGCCGCCGGAATCATCGAATCTACGCGTACAGATGCGACAATAGAGTGTTAGGCCATTTGGCCACAACCAAATTTATGGCAGACCTTTTGCAAATTGAAAGCATTCAGCCCGCGGGCCGCGTCGTGGGCATCGACCTGGGAACGACCAATTCGCTGGTCGCGTTTATGCAGGGCGAGCAGCCGGTGGTGATTCCCGGCGAGGACGGCTCTCCGATTGTTCCTTCCGTTGTGGCCTTTGCCAATGGCACAGCACTGATTGGAAACGCCGCACACAGCACTCTGCTGAGCGACCCGGGATCGGCAGTCTACTCCGCCAAGCGCCTGATGGGCCGTGGCCTGGAGGATGTGCAGGACGAACTGAAGCTCTTCCCGTTCCAGATTGCGTCCCAGGCGGGCGAGATGCTGCGTCTGAAGGTGGGCCCGCGCGAAATGACCGCACCGGAGATCTCCGCGCTGGTGCTGGGTCAGTTGAAGCGCAACGCAGAGCGGTTCTTCCAGCAGCCGGTGACCAAGGCCGTGATCACCGTGCCCGCGTACTTCAACGATGCGCAGCGCCAGGCGACGAAAGATGCTGGACGTATTGCGGGCCTTGAAGTGCTTCGCCTGGTGAATGAACCGACTGCTGCCGCGCTGGCCTATGGCCTGGACCGCGCCAAGGAAGGTCTTGTCGCGGTGTATGACCTGGGCGGCGGTACCTTCGACGTCTCCATCCTGAAGCTGCAGGATGGCATCTTCGAGGTGATCTCCACTAATGGGGATACGCACCTGGGCGGCGACGATATCGACAACCTGCTGATGGCCATTGCGCTGGATGAGATTGCCAACGAGATCGATCCCGCGCTCGCCGCTGATCCGCAGACGGTACAGGCGGTGCGCAAGGCTGTAATCGATGCAAAGATCGCTCTCTCCTCTGAGGAGGAGACGCGCATCGACGCCACACTGCCCGGCGGGGCGAAGTATCAGCGCACCATCAGCCGCGCACAGTTCGAAGGTCTGATCACCGACGTCATCGCCCGCACCGCTGGTCCTGTAAAACAAGCTCTGAAAGATGCGAACCTCACGCCGGAGCAGGTTGATGAGGTCGTGCTGGTGGGCGGATCGACACGCATTCCCGCCGTCCGTGCGCTGGTGGATACCCTGTTCAACCTGAGCCCGCGTGGCAAGAAGGCGCACACTGAGCTGAACCCTGACGAAGTCGTTGCCCTGGGCGCGGCGGTGCAGGCGGACATTCTTGCCGGCGGCTCGGCCGCGACCGAAGACCTGCTGCTGCTGGACGTAACTCCGCTTTCGCTGGGCATCGAAGCTCTCGGCGGAGTGGTTGCGAAGATCATTCAACGCAACTCCACCATTCCCGCTTCCGCGACCGAACACTTCACCACCGGCGTCGATGGACAGACCAACGTCGCCATTCACGTGGTGCAGGGCGAGCGCGAACTGGCGAAGGATTGCCGTTCACTGGCACGCTTTGACCTGAAGGGCATCCCTCCCATGACCGCCGGTATGCCGCGCATCGAGGTGAAGTTCCTGATCGATGCCAACGGCATTCTGCACGTCAGCGCTCGCGAACAGCGCAGCGGCAAAGAGCAGGAGATCGAGGTCAAACCCACCTACGGCCTTACGGACGAGCAGGTGGAAGAGATGATCCTCGCCAGCTTCGACAATGCCGAAACCGACCTGGCCGAGCGCCAGTTGATTGAGGCGAAGAATGAGGCTTCCGTGATTCAGGACGCCGTGGCCAAAGGCAAGAATCACGCCGCGTGGCAGCAACTGACGGCCGAGGAGCTGGCGGCAATCTCTGCCGCGGAAGAGACACTGAATGCCGCGATTGTGGGTGCGGACTACAAGACGATTCGCACGGCGATTGACGGCCTGGACAAGGCCACCCGCCGCTTTGCCGAGCTGATGATGGACTCCGCCGTAGCCGGTGCACTGACCGGGCAGACGATGCAGGCCGCCGGTGAGAAAATGGGAGAGGGCCCTACGGCGCCGCATCCGTTCGCTCCGGCCCACATCAGCGAAACCCAGAAGCCAGAAGAGAAAAAGGATTAAGAGATATGTCAGAGAACACAACGCTTCCTGAAGTTGACCTGAGCAAGCCGCCCGCCGCCGACATGGTGCGCGTCACCTTCCTGCCGGAGAACAAGACCGTCGAGTTCAAGTTCGGCACGCTGCCCTACGACCATCACGGCAAGCCGATGAGCTTCCTGGACGTAGCCGAGAACTATCACATCTTCCTGGACCACGCCTGCGGCGGATCGTGCGCATGCACGACATGCCATGTCTACATCAAGGAAGGCGAAGCCGGTCTCTCCGAGCCCGAGGACGATGAGCTGGACCGCATTGACCAGGCCGCCGGACCGCAGTTGAACTCACGCCTTGGCTGCCAGGCCGTGATTGAGAAGCCCGGCACCTACACCGTGGAGATTCCGAGCTGGAACCGGAACTACGTGAGCGAAGGCAAGCCGCTAGCTCTCGCCAACGACAAGAAGTAAATCCAACTAGAGACTGCAGCAGAAAGGCCGGGTACACTCAGCGATAAGTGCCCGGCCTTTTCCATCCTGCGCTGCATCCGGTCTTCGAGACGCTGGCCTATGCCGGCGGATTCCAAGCCTATCGCTATGCCAAGCGCCGCCAGGGCGACTTTCTGCAGGAGACACAACGCTGGAACGTGATTGCCGCAGCCATCGTAGGCGCGGTGGTAGGCAGCCGTGTGCTTGGCCTGCTGGAGCAGTGGCCACTGCTGGCGGCGATGAGCTGGAAGCAGATGCTCTTCGGCAGCGGCGGCAAGACGATTGTCGGCGGCCTGCTGGGCGGATGGCTTGCGGTGGAGTTGGTGAAGTGGCTCAGCGGCATTCGCCAGCGCACGGGCGACCTGTTTGCGCTGCCGCTATGTCTTGGTATCGCGATTGGCCGAATCGGTTGCTTTCTGGCCGGGCTCGCGGATGACACCTATGGCAAAGCTACTTCCCTGCCATGGGGTGTGGACTTTGGAGATGGCGTACGGCGTCATCCAACGCAGCTTTACGAGATTGTATTTCTGCTGGTGCTGGCTGCGGTGATCGTGCGGGTCTCACGAAAGCCACATGCGCAGGGTGTGCTGTTTCGTATTTTTCTTGCGGGATATCTTACGTGGCGATTCGCCATAGACTTCATCAAGCCGCAGCCGTTGTTGCATGGATTGAATGCGATTCAGTGGGCGTGCGTGGGTGGGCTGTGCTTTTGTCTGCTCGACGCGCTTTTCTTTGCGAGGAGAAGAATATGAAGATGCCGTGGAAAGATCAGACGGGACTAGCGAAAGCAGCTACTATCTTTGGGTGTCTGTTTAGCATTTCGCTTGGATTATGCGGTGCCAACGCTCTCGTAATCGGCCCACTATCGGATCTTTCTTTATCCTCACCGCATACCTTGAACTGGCGGGCATAATAATCGGCCTTGCTGGCTTGATCCTCGTCGGCCTCATCTGGCTTGTGCGTGAATTTGCTTCAAGCTTCCGAGGTTGACCAAGTATGCTGACCGCACGGTTCCGATATGTCTGATCGTGATACAGCGCATCCACCCAAAACCCGCCGACTCAGCTTCTGGCTGTTGCTCTTCAGCGTGAGCTTCCTTGTTTCGCTGGGACTTTGCGGCATCAGCCTGAAGACAAACGATGAAGGCGGCCTAGCCGTATTCTCACTCGTGGGCATGGCAGGCTCGTTGATTTGCTTTGTCCTTTGCCTTATCGTTTGGGCTGTCCATGGGATTTTCTCCAAGAATTGAGCTAAGAGCGATGTCCATCGTCCCCACTCCCTCCGGCGAAATACCCGAACCTGAGAAGACACGCGGCTTGGGCTTCTACTTCGCACTCTTCGGCGCTGGCCTGCTCATTTCGTTTGGGCTATGTGGCATCAGCGCAAAACTTTATCCCAACGACTATGTCAGTGCGCTTGGTCTTTTCTCTTTCATCCTCGGACTTTGCTGTGTCCTGGGACTACTTGGAACTCTCTTCGCAGCCCTCGTCAACCTTCTAAGAAAATGGTTTTCATAGCACCCCATGGCACAGACACGCCCCTACCTCTTCTATGACACCGCCACTTCCATCTGCACCACCTGCTTTCGCCGGGTGGACGCGAAGATTGTCTTTGAGGACGACAAGGTCTACATGCTGAAGCGCTGTCCGCAGCATGGGTTTGAGCGTGTGCTGATGGCCGATGATGTGGACTATTACCGTCGCTGCCGCGAGATCTTTCTGAAGCCGCCGGAGATGCCGCTGCACTACAACACCCCGGTGAAGTATGGATGTCCGTATGACTGCGGCCTATGCCCGGACCACGAGCAGCATTCCTGCCTGTCACTGATTGAGGTCACCGACTCCTGCAACCTGACCTGCCCCATCTGCTATGCCGAGAGCGGACCGCACCGCACCAGCTTCCGGCCGCTGGAACAGATTGAGCGCATGATGGACATGGTCGTCGCGAATGAGGGCCAGCCGGACATTGTGCAGATCTCCGGCGGCGAGCCCACGATTCATCCCGAGTTCTTCGCCATCCTGGACGCGGCCAAGCGCAGGCCCATCAAGCACCTGATGGTGAACACCAACGGCATTCGCATTGCCCAGGAGCCGGAGTTTGTGAAGCGCCTGGCCGGGTATATGCCGGGCTTCGAGCTGTATCTGCAGTTCGATTCGATGAGGCGCGATCCGCTGATGCAGCTGCGCGGGGCCGATCTGCGCTCTATCCGGCAGAAGGCCCTGGAGCACCTGAATGAGTTCAACATCTCCACCACGCTGGTGGTGACGGTGGCTCGTGGCATCAACGACAGCGAGCTTGGCGACATCGTAGAGTTCGCGCTGCAGCAACCCTGCGTCCGTGGCGTAACCTTCCAGCCGGTGCAGCAGGCAGGCCGCCTCACCAACTTCGACTCCGGCGCCAACCGGCTCACACTCACGGAAGTACGCCGCCGCATTCTGGAACAGACGAAGACTTTCGCCGCTGAGGACATTATCCCGGTCCCCTGCCATCCGGACTCACTGGCCATGGGCTATGCACTGAAGATGGGCGGCAAGGTGACTCCGCTGACCCACATGGTGCCGCCGGAGGTGCTGATTGAGGGCGCGCGGAACACCATCATCTACGAGAACGAGAAGGGCGTGCGCGACCACCTGTTCAAGCTGTTTGCCACCAACCTGTCCCCCATGGCACAGGCCAGCACCCTGCGGGAGCTGCTGTGCTGCCTGCCGCAGATTGCCGCTCCGAGCCTGGGGTATGACAACCTGTTTCGCATTCTGATTGTGCAGTTTATCGATGCGCAAAGCTTCGACCTGCGGTCCATCCGCAAGACCTGCATCCATATCGCGCATCCGGACGCCAAACGGCTGATCCCTTTTGATACCTACAACATGTTCTACCGCGATGGGCTGGAGCAGTCACGGCTGGCTCCGTTGCGGGCACTGCAGCAGAGCGCGCTGACCTCGGTATTTTCGTCCAGCCAGTAAGACAGGCTTGTCGCGTTTGGTTCCTGTCCTTTTTTGATAAGACGAAAAGAAGCAAACGTTCATTCAAACGTGCTAGGCTTCCCTCATTCCCCTGTGAGGTTCACCCCGTCGCGTGGATGCGCATTCGTGTGTCCACCTGCGACATAACTGCTTTACGGCTACTGCAGATTTTTTTGCCTTTTACCCAACAGGACGGTAAATCCATGAACGTTTTTCGCGGTTTCCTTTGCACGTTGGCGTCTGCCGCGTTATTGCTTTGCTCCCCCCTAGCTCTGGCACAGGCTACCAAATCCGGACTCTCGGAACAGAAGTTTTCCCGCATCGACATCTATGCCGGTTATGGCTATCTGAAACCGATCAATACTTCCATCAACGGACAGACCTTCAACTCCATCTACAACAAGAACATGACCATAAGCGTGACGGGGTACCTGACGCAGCACTGGGGTATCCAGGGCGAAGTTGGTTACTTTTCCGCCGATAGCCCGCGTGGAGCCTTTGGTCAGTGCATCGGTGGCGCGTGCTCCTCACGTGACCAGTCCAATTACACGCTGCAGGGCGGTCCGGTATACCGCGTGCGGCTTGGCCACCTTTCACCCTTCGCGCATGTACTCGGCGGCGGCTCCCGCACCCGTGGACCATTTCTGCAGCCGCTTACCTGGGGCTATGGCGTAACCGCAGGCGGCGGTGTGGACTACATCTTCCGGTTCTGGAATGAGACCTTCGCTCTGCGTCCCATCCAGGCGGACTTCCAGTATTCCCACGTCAACTATGGCGCTACGCCTACACCTGCCGCGGCCAACTATACCGGCATCCTGAACATGCCGGCCATCAAGCTTTCCGGCGGCCTGGTCATGCGCCTGGGCAATGTTGAGACACCCTTGGCCGTCTCCGAGGCGTGCGAGGTGGAGCCCAGCCAGGTCTACCCCGGCGATCCAATCCGGATTGAACCGGCGACGGTCAACCTGAACCCGAAGAAGAAGACGACCTATACCTGGACCACGACCGGTGGACAGCTGACAGTTGCCGGCGATGGTGCAAACCTGGATACCGCTAACCTGGCGCCAGGCACCTATACCGTCAAGGGTCATCTGACACAAGGTGGCAAGAGCTATCAGCAGGCTGACTGCTCCCGCGACTTCACGGTGCGTCCGTATGATCCCCCCACAGTGTCCTGCTCGGCCAGCCCCGGCAGCGTCAAGATCGGTGAGTCTGTAACGGTTAGCGCCTCAGGACGCAGCCCGCAGAACCGTCCGCTCAGCTACACTTTCACCTCAACCAGCGGTCAGCTTACGGGCCAAGGCAGCACACGCACCCTGCAGGCAGGCGGCACACCCGCCACCATCACGGTGAACTGCACGGTTGTGGATGACCAGGGCAAGACCGCCTCAGCCACCACGACCGTAAGTGTGACGGCTCCTCCGCCGCCACCACTGCCGTCCTCACGCAACCTGTGCAGTGTCTCCTTCGCTCGCGACCGCAGACGGCCTGTGCGCGTGGACAACGAGGCCAAGGCCTGCCTGGATGAGATTGCTCTGGTCATGGCCCGCGAAGGCGATGCCAAGCTGGTGCTGCTGGGCAACTACGATACCGGCGAATCAGCAGAGACCGGTGCGGAGCGCAGCCTGAATGTGAGCCTCTATCTCAAGCAGGACAAGGGCATTGACCCATCCCGCATTGAAACGCGGATCGGTTCGCAGATGGGCAGGGGCGTTGATTCCATCCTGCTGCCTCCGGGCGCAACCAACCCCGCTGTCGGCTCCAGGAGCTTCGATCCCGCGACCATCCGTTCGCACGGAGAAGCCTACGGCCGCAAGCGGACAGCCACTCCAACCCGGAAGCGCCGCCGCAGAAAGTAGCGCTTCTTATAAATAGCCAGAGGTGCGGGAGCAGATGATTGCCCCGCACCTCTAGTTGTTT
Protein-coding regions in this window:
- a CDS encoding VOC family protein, whose product is MSSPAAKVPSTVIPGMRYRDCLAAIEWLCTTLGFEKQAVYMSADGIRVDHAQLTFGNGMIMLGSEGKEGEYAKYAAMPDELGGREVRSVSLIVTDCVPVYEQAKSIGAQIVFDLEEKPYGGKAFTCRDPEGYLWHVGEYNPWA
- the hscA gene encoding Fe-S protein assembly chaperone HscA: MADLLQIESIQPAGRVVGIDLGTTNSLVAFMQGEQPVVIPGEDGSPIVPSVVAFANGTALIGNAAHSTLLSDPGSAVYSAKRLMGRGLEDVQDELKLFPFQIASQAGEMLRLKVGPREMTAPEISALVLGQLKRNAERFFQQPVTKAVITVPAYFNDAQRQATKDAGRIAGLEVLRLVNEPTAAALAYGLDRAKEGLVAVYDLGGGTFDVSILKLQDGIFEVISTNGDTHLGGDDIDNLLMAIALDEIANEIDPALAADPQTVQAVRKAVIDAKIALSSEEETRIDATLPGGAKYQRTISRAQFEGLITDVIARTAGPVKQALKDANLTPEQVDEVVLVGGSTRIPAVRALVDTLFNLSPRGKKAHTELNPDEVVALGAAVQADILAGGSAATEDLLLLDVTPLSLGIEALGGVVAKIIQRNSTIPASATEHFTTGVDGQTNVAIHVVQGERELAKDCRSLARFDLKGIPPMTAGMPRIEVKFLIDANGILHVSAREQRSGKEQEIEVKPTYGLTDEQVEEMILASFDNAETDLAERQLIEAKNEASVIQDAVAKGKNHAAWQQLTAEELAAISAAEETLNAAIVGADYKTIRTAIDGLDKATRRFAELMMDSAVAGALTGQTMQAAGEKMGEGPTAPHPFAPAHISETQKPEEKKD
- a CDS encoding 2Fe-2S iron-sulfur cluster-binding protein, with translation MSENTTLPEVDLSKPPAADMVRVTFLPENKTVEFKFGTLPYDHHGKPMSFLDVAENYHIFLDHACGGSCACTTCHVYIKEGEAGLSEPEDDELDRIDQAAGPQLNSRLGCQAVIEKPGTYTVEIPSWNRNYVSEGKPLALANDKK
- a CDS encoding prolipoprotein diacylglyceryl transferase produces the protein MPGLFHPALHPVFETLAYAGGFQAYRYAKRRQGDFLQETQRWNVIAAAIVGAVVGSRVLGLLEQWPLLAAMSWKQMLFGSGGKTIVGGLLGGWLAVELVKWLSGIRQRTGDLFALPLCLGIAIGRIGCFLAGLADDTYGKATSLPWGVDFGDGVRRHPTQLYEIVFLLVLAAVIVRVSRKPHAQGVLFRIFLAGYLTWRFAIDFIKPQPLLHGLNAIQWACVGGLCFCLLDALFFARRRI
- a CDS encoding radical SAM protein; translated protein: MAQTRPYLFYDTATSICTTCFRRVDAKIVFEDDKVYMLKRCPQHGFERVLMADDVDYYRRCREIFLKPPEMPLHYNTPVKYGCPYDCGLCPDHEQHSCLSLIEVTDSCNLTCPICYAESGPHRTSFRPLEQIERMMDMVVANEGQPDIVQISGGEPTIHPEFFAILDAAKRRPIKHLMVNTNGIRIAQEPEFVKRLAGYMPGFELYLQFDSMRRDPLMQLRGADLRSIRQKALEHLNEFNISTTLVVTVARGINDSELGDIVEFALQQPCVRGVTFQPVQQAGRLTNFDSGANRLTLTEVRRRILEQTKTFAAEDIIPVPCHPDSLAMGYALKMGGKVTPLTHMVPPEVLIEGARNTIIYENEKGVRDHLFKLFATNLSPMAQASTLRELLCCLPQIAAPSLGYDNLFRILIVQFIDAQSFDLRSIRKTCIHIAHPDAKRLIPFDTYNMFYRDGLEQSRLAPLRALQQSALTSVFSSSQ